The Clostridioides difficile genome has a segment encoding these proteins:
- a CDS encoding collagen-like protein: MVLIMSGNKYFGPFDDNDSNNNSYNRSCNKSCNSHHNCPTSCIGPTGPKGNTGATGPTGPKGNTGARGSTGPIGPTGNTGVRGSTGSVGPTGPRGNTGVTGPTGATGNTGVRGQVGATGSVGPKGSTGATGPTGRTGNTGVRGATGSVGATGSVGPKGNTGATGPTGIMGNTGVRGATGVTGNTGVTGNTGARGLTGPTGNTGATGNTGLRGPTGATGNTGADGVTGARGVTGSTGSTGSTGLRGATGVTGNTGSNGATGARGATGNTGADGATGPTGATGNTGADGATGSIGATGNTGADGATGPTGATGNTGADGTTGPTGATGNTGADGVPGATGVTGATGNTGADGATGPTGVTGNTGADGATGPTGNTGVAGASAIIPFASGIPLSLTTIAGGLVGTPGFVGFGSSAPGVSIVSGTIDLTNPAGTLTNFAFSMPRGGTITSISAYFSTTAGLSLVGSTITIRATLYQSTSPNNTFTAVPGATVTLAPSLMGVLTVGSTSHGITTGLNISVTAETRLLLVFTASASGLSLVNTVAGYASAGISIN, encoded by the coding sequence GTGGTTTTAATAATGAGTGGAAATAAATATTTTGGCCCATTTGATGATAATGATAGCAATAACAATAGTTATAATAGAAGTTGTAATAAAAGCTGTAATTCTCATCATAATTGTCCAACATCATGTATAGGTCCAACAGGACCAAAGGGAAATACAGGAGCAACAGGCCCAACAGGGCCAAAAGGAAATACAGGAGCAAGAGGAAGTACTGGTCCAATAGGTCCAACAGGAAATACAGGAGTAAGAGGTTCAACAGGTTCAGTAGGTCCAACAGGTCCAAGAGGAAATACAGGAGTAACAGGCCCAACAGGAGCAACAGGAAATACAGGAGTAAGAGGTCAAGTAGGGGCAACAGGCTCAGTAGGACCAAAAGGAAGTACAGGAGCGACAGGCCCAACAGGGAGAACAGGAAATACAGGAGTAAGAGGAGCGACAGGTTCAGTAGGAGCAACAGGTTCAGTAGGACCAAAGGGAAATACAGGAGCAACAGGTCCAACAGGGATAATGGGAAATACAGGAGTAAGAGGAGCAACAGGGGTAACAGGAAATACAGGAGTAACAGGGAATACAGGGGCAAGAGGTCTAACTGGTCCAACAGGAAATACAGGAGCGACTGGAAATACAGGATTAAGAGGCCCAACAGGAGCAACAGGAAATACAGGAGCAGATGGAGTAACAGGAGCAAGAGGAGTAACAGGTTCAACAGGTTCAACAGGAAGTACAGGTTTAAGAGGAGCAACAGGTGTAACGGGAAATACAGGGTCAAATGGAGCGACAGGAGCAAGAGGGGCAACAGGAAATACAGGAGCAGATGGAGCAACAGGTCCAACAGGAGCAACAGGAAATACAGGAGCAGATGGAGCAACAGGTTCAATAGGAGCAACAGGAAATACAGGGGCAGATGGAGCAACAGGTCCAACAGGAGCAACAGGAAATACAGGAGCAGATGGGACAACAGGTCCAACAGGAGCAACAGGAAATACAGGAGCAGATGGAGTACCAGGAGCAACAGGAGTAACAGGAGCGACAGGAAATACAGGAGCAGATGGAGCAACAGGTCCAACAGGAGTAACAGGAAATACAGGAGCAGATGGAGCAACAGGCCCAACAGGAAATACAGGAGTAGCAGGAGCCAGTGCAATAATACCTTTTGCATCAGGTATCCCATTATCACTTACAACTATAGCTGGTGGATTAGTAGGTACACCAGGATTTGTTGGATTTGGTAGTTCAGCTCCAGGTGTAAGTATAGTTAGTGGAACAATAGACCTTACAAATCCAGCAGGAACATTGACCAATTTTGCATTTTCAATGCCAAGAGGTGGAACAATAACATCTATTTCAGCATATTTTAGTACAACAGCAGGACTTTCACTTGTTGGTTCAACAATTACAATAAGAGCAACACTTTATCAATCAACTTCACCAAATAATACATTTACAGCTGTACCAGGAGCAACCGTAACACTAGCTCCATCACTTATGGGAGTATTGACAGTTGGCTCAACTTCTCATGGAATTACAACTGGATTAAATATATCAGTAACAGCAGAAACTCGTCTCTTGCTAGTATTTACTGCATCAGCTTCAGGTCTTTCATTAGTTAATACTGTAGCAGGTTATGCAAGTGCAGGAATTTCTATTAATTAG
- a CDS encoding CD3324 family protein: MSYKKAIHIFPEELLELIQEYVDGECIYIPRKSNNKREWGSNTSTREDLSIRNMQIYEDYQIGRDLQYLSEKYYLSLKSIQRIILQEKRKDI, from the coding sequence ATGAGCTATAAAAAAGCAATACATATATTCCCAGAAGAATTACTTGAATTGATACAAGAATATGTGGATGGAGAATGTATTTATATTCCCAGAAAATCAAACAATAAAAGAGAATGGGGAAGTAATACATCGACTCGGGAAGATTTATCAATTAGAAATATGCAAATTTATGAAGATTATCAAATTGGACGTGATTTGCAATATTTATCAGAAAAATATTATCTGTCTTTGAAAAGTATTCAAAGAATTATATTACAAGAAAAAAGAAAAGATATTTAA
- a CDS encoding ABC transporter permease: MFNIAQRNIMIFLRNKRGVFSSFLGAIIVIAIYVIFLGENLKEGYPNIKDIDILMNSWAMAGIISVVSVTTTMGSFGVTVLDKELKRSKDFYCSPVKTRELVGGYILSSYLIGVIMSIFTFILAEIYIVLSGGQFLPVLSIIKVIGVILLTVLSSSAMIFFIVNLLNSIDTFGTASTIIGTLIGFLTGIYIPIGSLPQAVQTIIKIFPISHGTVLLRQIITESPSKVVFVDSTNVLTAFNEHMGVTFGGIGSLSEASIHIMFLVISAIVFYFVTILMVSRKES; encoded by the coding sequence ATGTTTAATATAGCACAAAGGAATATAATGATTTTTTTAAGGAATAAAAGAGGAGTATTTTCATCTTTTTTAGGTGCAATAATTGTAATTGCAATATATGTTATTTTTTTAGGCGAAAATTTAAAGGAAGGTTATCCAAATATTAAAGACATAGATATATTAATGAATAGTTGGGCAATGGCAGGAATTATTTCTGTTGTTTCTGTAACTACAACAATGGGTTCCTTTGGAGTTACAGTATTGGATAAGGAATTAAAAAGAAGTAAAGATTTTTATTGTTCACCTGTTAAGACAAGAGAGCTGGTAGGAGGATATATTTTAAGTTCATATTTAATTGGCGTAATTATGAGTATATTTACATTTATACTTGCAGAGATATATATTGTATTAAGTGGGGGGCAATTTTTACCTGTGCTTTCTATTATAAAGGTTATTGGTGTAATATTATTAACAGTTTTATCATCTAGTGCAATGATATTTTTTATTGTAAATTTGTTAAATAGCATAGATACTTTTGGAACTGCTTCTACGATTATAGGCACTCTTATTGGATTTTTGACAGGAATTTATATACCTATTGGAAGCTTACCTCAAGCAGTTCAAACTATTATAAAGATATTTCCAATTTCACATGGTACTGTATTACTTAGACAAATTATTACAGAGTCTCCATCAAAAGTAGTATTTGTGGATTCAACAAATGTATTAACTGCATTTAATGAACATATGGGAGTAACATTTGGAGGTATTGGCAGTTTGTCTGAAGCTTCAATTCATATTATGTTTCTAGTTATTTCTGCAATAGTATTTTATTTTGTTACTATACTTATGGTATCAAGAAAAGAAAGCTAG
- the clpP gene encoding ATP-dependent Clp endopeptidase proteolytic subunit ClpP — protein sequence MSLVPHVIEQTGQGERSYDIYSKLLKDRIIFIGEDINDDIASLVVAQLLFLESADPDADITIYINSPGGVVTSGFAIYDTMNYVRCDVSTICIGMAASMSAFLLAGGTKGKRYALPNAEIMIHQPVGGAKGQATDVKIAVDNMLRTKEKLDRILSENTGKSIEDIRVDTDRDNFMTALEAKEYGLIDCIMDKRD from the coding sequence ATGAGTTTAGTACCACATGTGATTGAACAAACAGGTCAAGGTGAAAGGTCTTATGACATATATTCAAAGCTATTAAAAGATAGAATTATCTTTATAGGAGAAGACATTAATGATGATATTGCAAGTTTAGTAGTGGCTCAATTACTATTTTTAGAATCAGCAGATCCAGATGCAGATATAACTATATATATAAATAGTCCAGGAGGGGTCGTCACTTCAGGGTTTGCTATATACGATACTATGAACTATGTCAGATGTGATGTATCAACTATTTGTATTGGTATGGCTGCAAGTATGAGTGCTTTTTTACTTGCTGGAGGTACAAAAGGTAAAAGGTATGCTTTACCTAATGCAGAGATTATGATACATCAACCTGTGGGTGGAGCTAAAGGTCAAGCAACAGATGTAAAAATAGCAGTAGATAATATGTTGAGAACAAAGGAAAAATTAGATAGAATTCTTTCTGAGAATACTGGAAAATCAATAGAAGATATTAGAGTAGATACAGATAGAGATAATTTTATGACCGCACTGGAAGCTAAAGAATATGGATTGATTGATTGCATAATGGACAAAAGAGATTAG
- a CDS encoding AraC family transcriptional regulator: MGLKTNTDVIMEIIDYIEEHLTENLNLDKIADVASYSKYHLHRMFTNIVGCTMHQYIKRRRLTEAARQLIFTDKYIIDIALTVGYATHQSFTLAFKTLYKESPQVYRSKDEFYPIQQRFVLNPNHQIQNVESISYTSINYKRRRDEIHSYLNFDINCEVKVA; this comes from the coding sequence ATGGGGTTGAAAACAAATACAGATGTGATTATGGAAATAATTGATTATATAGAAGAACATCTTACAGAAAATCTAAATCTAGATAAAATAGCTGATGTTGCTAGTTATTCAAAATATCATTTACACAGAATGTTTACAAATATTGTAGGATGTACTATGCATCAATACATTAAAAGAAGGAGACTTACTGAAGCAGCTAGACAACTTATATTTACAGATAAATACATTATAGATATAGCTCTTACAGTTGGATATGCTACACACCAATCTTTCACATTAGCATTTAAAACTTTATATAAAGAATCTCCACAAGTATATAGAAGTAAAGATGAATTTTATCCTATTCAACAAAGATTTGTTTTAAATCCAAATCATCAAATCCAAAATGTAGAAAGTATTTCTTATACAAGTATTAATTATAAACGAAGAAGAGATGAAATTCATTCTTATCTCAACTTTGATATTAATTGTGAGGTGAAGGTAGCATGA
- a CDS encoding DUF1062 domain-containing protein yields MQKITWEIEYKSQLPVIRYCKKCGKKTEYICSDLFRVNAQHKYLDVWLIYKCSNCDSTWNSTIYSRINPKNLNPEILEQFYTNDYNLVKQYAMNVELLHKNGAGVGIPEYKIVGQDICIDDLTQVHIVSKYPCQLKVSTLLREKLGLSRKLFEDMLDCGMIKSISRVDLRRSKLNYEVVLQIGKSKQEYLNQLD; encoded by the coding sequence ATGCAAAAAATTACTTGGGAGATTGAATATAAATCCCAATTGCCAGTAATTAGGTACTGCAAAAAATGCGGAAAAAAGACTGAATATATTTGTTCAGATTTATTTAGAGTGAATGCTCAACATAAGTATTTAGATGTTTGGTTAATATATAAATGCTCAAATTGTGATTCCACATGGAATTCAACCATATATTCTCGCATTAATCCAAAAAACTTAAATCCAGAGATATTGGAACAATTTTATACCAATGATTATAATCTTGTTAAACAATATGCTATGAATGTTGAGCTTTTACATAAAAATGGGGCGGGAGTTGGTATCCCAGAATATAAAATAGTAGGTCAAGATATTTGTATTGATGACCTTACACAAGTTCATATTGTAAGTAAGTATCCATGTCAATTAAAGGTATCAACATTATTACGTGAGAAGCTTGGCTTATCTCGAAAGCTCTTTGAAGACATGTTAGACTGCGGGATGATAAAAAGCATATCTAGAGTTGACTTAAGAAGAAGTAAATTAAATTATGAGGTTGTGTTACAAATTGGAAAGAGTAAACAAGAATATTTAAATCAGTTAGATTAG
- a CDS encoding ATP-binding cassette domain-containing protein, giving the protein MKWMNKIIEVINLQKSYDTFKAVKGIDFYVEEGNLFALLGANGAGKSTTIDILCTLLNYDSGEVIIDGHKLGVEDNKIKEKIGVVFQESILDPLLTVRENLTIRAKFYIKNKDKVRQIVHESALSVGAMEFIDRPYGKLSGGQKRRADIARALLNTPKILFLDEPTTGLDPEARKCVWDTILNLQKQYGFSIVLTTHYMEEASKADYIVMLDYGVITAKGSPHELKYKYKANNLDDVFLNIVRNRGEKNV; this is encoded by the coding sequence ATGAAATGGATGAATAAGATAATAGAAGTAATTAATTTGCAAAAAAGCTATGATACTTTTAAAGCTGTGAAAGGGATTGATTTTTATGTAGAGGAAGGTAATTTGTTTGCATTATTGGGGGCTAATGGTGCTGGTAAATCTACAACAATTGATATTCTTTGTACATTATTGAATTATGATAGTGGAGAAGTGATTATAGATGGTCATAAGTTAGGTGTAGAGGATAATAAAATTAAAGAAAAAATTGGAGTAGTATTTCAAGAAAGCATATTAGACCCGCTTTTGACAGTAAGAGAGAATCTTACAATTCGTGCAAAATTTTATATTAAGAATAAAGATAAAGTAAGACAAATTGTGCATGAATCTGCTTTATCTGTAGGTGCTATGGAATTTATAGATAGACCATATGGTAAATTGTCTGGAGGTCAAAAGCGTAGAGCTGATATAGCAAGAGCTCTTTTAAATACTCCTAAAATACTGTTTCTAGATGAGCCTACAACAGGACTTGACCCAGAAGCTAGAAAATGTGTATGGGATACTATATTAAATTTACAAAAACAATATGGTTTTTCTATAGTTCTTACAACCCATTATATGGAGGAGGCTTCAAAAGCAGATTATATTGTAATGCTTGACTACGGTGTTATCACAGCAAAAGGTTCACCTCATGAACTAAAATATAAATACAAAGCAAATAATTTAGATGATGTATTTTTAAATATAGTTAGAAATAGAGGTGAAAAAAATGTTTAA
- a CDS encoding DUF3786 domain-containing protein yields MDKNIETSNYNVPFDYARKKLKELDPHTISNLSNINFNSDSSKFTIDFFGRQYIVDYPSGEVWNGNGSLCKNFELKILILRYLCNAKGIPLTNKYITFKEVPGGNVYYPNFLNRTLARLSEIFTSQIDKYKLVMENIGAEKVKMGDLAYKFTYIGNTSMIFILWFGDDEFPPNSNILFDSNIIYYFNAEDLAVVPDTAIDAISNKVNQL; encoded by the coding sequence ATGGATAAAAATATTGAAACAAGTAATTATAATGTTCCATTTGATTATGCACGAAAAAAACTCAAAGAATTAGACCCTCATACAATTAGTAATTTAAGTAATATTAACTTTAATAGTGATTCAAGCAAATTTACTATTGATTTTTTTGGTAGACAGTATATAGTTGATTATCCAAGTGGCGAAGTTTGGAATGGTAATGGAAGCCTCTGTAAAAATTTCGAACTTAAGATTCTAATACTTAGGTATTTGTGTAATGCTAAAGGTATACCTCTTACAAATAAATACATAACTTTTAAAGAAGTCCCTGGAGGTAATGTTTATTATCCTAACTTTCTAAATAGAACTCTAGCAAGACTTTCAGAAATTTTTACATCTCAAATAGATAAGTATAAACTGGTCATGGAGAATATTGGAGCTGAAAAAGTAAAGATGGGTGACCTAGCTTATAAATTTACATACATAGGTAATACTTCTATGATATTTATACTCTGGTTTGGAGATGATGAATTTCCACCAAATTCAAATATATTATTTGACTCTAATATAATTTATTATTTTAATGCAGAAGACCTAGCAGTTGTTCCTGATACAGCTATAGATGCAATTTCTAATAAAGTAAATCAATTATAA
- a CDS encoding DUF2284 domain-containing protein, with amino-acid sequence MKKYFEILKSSGADIAISIDPKTIVTAAWTIHKCQFGCNTYGHSHCCPPNTPTYQQTQTIINCYKKAILFRCHKMSIVTPLAVEIARELFLDGYYKAIAFGSGPCTKCAKCNPDTCSFPNKTAPSMEACGIDVFATVRSNGLEINTLREKGEIQNHFGLLLVD; translated from the coding sequence ATGAAAAAATACTTTGAAATATTAAAATCTAGTGGAGCTGATATTGCAATTTCAATAGACCCTAAAACGATTGTCACAGCAGCATGGACAATTCACAAGTGTCAGTTTGGTTGTAATACATATGGTCACAGTCATTGTTGTCCACCCAACACTCCAACTTATCAACAGACACAAACAATAATAAATTGTTACAAAAAAGCTATTTTATTTAGATGTCATAAAATGAGTATTGTCACTCCTTTAGCTGTTGAAATAGCAAGAGAACTTTTTTTAGATGGATACTATAAAGCTATTGCTTTTGGAAGTGGTCCTTGTACAAAGTGTGCCAAATGTAATCCTGATACTTGTAGTTTTCCCAATAAGACTGCTCCATCAATGGAAGCATGTGGTATTGATGTTTTTGCTACAGTAAGGTCAAATGGACTTGAAATAAATACTTTACGAGAAAAGGGAGAAATTCAAAATCACTTTGGGTTATTATTAGTTGATTAA
- a CDS encoding glycosyltransferase family 2 protein — MIAISLCMIVKNEEEVIGRCLNCIKDIVDEIIVVDTGSTDSTKEIVSKYTDRVYDFQWIDDFSAARNFSFSKASKDYIMWLDADDIILEEDREKLLKVKGSLDPSIDIVMAKYNVSFDENDKPTLSYYRERLFKRSSNYKWVDPIHEVIPLVGEIVYSDIAISHKKLHRQDPLRNLRIFEKMISEGKVLEARHQFYYSRELYYNARYEEAIEGFTRFLDSSQGWIEDCISSCRDLATCYYLINDEKNALYSLFRSFEFDEPRAEVCCDIGKHLFDRQKYKEAIFWYKIALTREKNDINGGFKLNDCYGYLPYIQLSVCYDKLGAMDKAIYYHEKAKEIKPNDSAILYNENYFSKFRNIL, encoded by the coding sequence ATGATTGCAATAAGTTTGTGTATGATTGTTAAAAATGAAGAAGAAGTTATAGGAAGATGTTTGAATTGTATAAAAGATATAGTTGATGAAATTATAGTTGTAGACACTGGATCTACAGATTCCACAAAAGAAATAGTCTCAAAATATACAGACAGAGTGTACGATTTCCAATGGATAGATGATTTCTCTGCTGCAAGAAATTTTTCGTTTTCTAAAGCTTCTAAGGACTATATAATGTGGCTTGATGCAGATGACATAATTTTAGAAGAAGATAGAGAAAAATTATTAAAAGTTAAAGGTAGTTTAGACCCTTCTATTGATATTGTTATGGCAAAATACAATGTGTCTTTTGATGAAAATGATAAACCAACTCTTTCATATTATAGGGAACGATTATTTAAGAGAAGTTCTAACTATAAGTGGGTTGACCCTATTCATGAAGTAATACCTCTTGTTGGAGAGATAGTTTATTCTGATATAGCAATATCTCATAAAAAACTTCATAGACAGGATCCTCTAAGAAATCTTAGGATTTTCGAAAAAATGATTTCAGAAGGAAAAGTATTGGAAGCAAGACATCAATTTTATTATTCTAGAGAGTTATACTACAACGCAAGATATGAAGAAGCAATAGAAGGTTTTACTAGATTTTTAGATTCATCTCAAGGATGGATTGAAGACTGTATAAGTTCTTGCAGAGATTTAGCCACATGTTATTACTTAATTAATGATGAAAAAAATGCCTTATATTCTTTATTTAGAAGCTTTGAATTTGATGAGCCGAGAGCAGAAGTTTGCTGTGATATAGGAAAGCACCTATTTGATAGACAAAAATATAAAGAAGCAATTTTTTGGTATAAGATAGCATTAACTAGAGAAAAAAATGATATTAATGGAGGCTTTAAACTAAATGACTGTTATGGGTACTTACCATATATACAATTAAGTGTATGTTATGACAAATTAGGAGCAATGGATAAAGCTATTTATTATCATGAAAAAGCGAAAGAGATTAAACCTAATGATAGTGCTATTTTGTACAACGAAAATTATTTTAGCAAGTTTAGAAATATTTTATAA
- a CDS encoding epoxyqueuosine reductase, with amino-acid sequence MKDRIEGLMNSFVKEYHKSNNIITKWQELLFAYASAEDDMFHQLKNIIGKSHAMPKDFLKEGKTIVTYFIPFDESVNNSNIGGMECSESWARAYIETNKLISDLNNFLCEELKSIGFDSYAIPGSYNFDNDKLISDWSQRHVAFIAGLGTFGLNNMLITEKGCCGRVGSIITSLELEPTKRPEKEYCLYKHNNSCKKCISKCVKEALKEDGFDRNKCYEMCMINEKKYSYIGGCDICGKCIVGVPCSVINPSM; translated from the coding sequence ATGAAAGATAGAATTGAAGGGTTAATGAATAGTTTTGTAAAAGAGTATCATAAGTCAAATAATATAATTACAAAGTGGCAAGAACTTTTATTTGCCTATGCTTCTGCTGAAGATGACATGTTTCATCAGCTAAAAAATATTATAGGAAAATCTCATGCTATGCCAAAAGATTTTTTAAAAGAGGGTAAGACTATAGTTACATATTTTATACCATTTGATGAAAGTGTAAATAATAGCAATATTGGTGGAATGGAATGTTCAGAAAGTTGGGCAAGAGCTTATATAGAAACTAATAAACTAATCTCTGATTTAAATAATTTTTTATGTGAAGAGCTAAAAAGCATAGGATTTGACTCATACGCTATTCCTGGTTCATATAATTTTGATAATGATAAATTGATTAGTGATTGGTCACAAAGACATGTAGCATTCATAGCAGGTCTTGGAACTTTTGGTCTAAATAATATGCTTATTACAGAAAAAGGATGTTGTGGAAGAGTAGGAAGTATAATCACAAGTTTAGAATTAGAACCAACTAAAAGACCAGAAAAGGAATATTGTTTGTATAAACATAATAACAGTTGTAAAAAGTGCATAAGTAAATGTGTGAAAGAAGCTTTAAAAGAAGATGGGTTTGATAGAAATAAGTGTTATGAAATGTGTATGATAAATGAAAAAAAATATTCTTATATAGGTGGATGTGATATCTGTGGAAAATGTATAGTTGGAGTTCCATGTTCAGTAATAAATCCATCAATGTAA
- a CDS encoding LytTR family transcriptional regulator: protein MKVIIETPLDGEEDEIIIRCRNLDDEMLKLIFNIKMQRESLIAYKNEQLYRINPLDVYYFESVDNHTYLYCKNDVYEFKKKLYQIEEIFLNSDFLRISKSVILNLTKIDSIVPAFNGRFEVILDNGEKTIISRQYVPMLKKKLRI, encoded by the coding sequence GTGAAAGTAATAATTGAAACTCCATTAGATGGAGAAGAGGATGAAATTATCATAAGATGCAGAAATCTTGATGACGAAATGCTTAAATTGATTTTTAACATCAAGATGCAAAGAGAGTCTCTTATAGCATATAAAAATGAACAACTCTATCGTATCAATCCTTTAGATGTTTATTACTTTGAATCTGTAGATAATCATACTTATCTTTATTGTAAAAATGATGTTTATGAGTTTAAGAAGAAGCTTTATCAGATTGAGGAAATTTTTTTAAATAGTGATTTTCTTAGAATATCAAAGTCTGTAATATTAAATCTTACAAAAATAGACTCAATTGTGCCAGCTTTTAATGGTAGATTTGAAGTAATACTAGATAATGGTGAAAAGACAATTATTTCACGCCAATATGTACCAATGTTGAAGAAAAAACTAAGGATATAA
- a CDS encoding DUF3021 family protein encodes MNLINILKYVVRYFCMITTGVLISVFTSCLVFSPEETFSISIFQQILLIALVTSLSTLIFYSKRELGRKELLIRQVIHIIFLFIFVLWFSFKSNWIDSGHIFQALFIALSIFIIYLCITLATCKRDKKESILLNKGLKEYRKNKISK; translated from the coding sequence ATGAATTTAATAAATATACTAAAGTATGTAGTTCGTTATTTTTGTATGATAACTACAGGAGTTTTAATATCTGTTTTTACTTCTTGCCTAGTATTTAGCCCTGAGGAGACATTTAGCATAAGTATTTTCCAACAGATTTTATTAATTGCATTGGTAACATCTCTATCCACACTAATTTTTTATTCAAAACGAGAACTAGGTAGAAAAGAGTTATTAATTCGTCAAGTAATTCATATAATTTTTCTGTTTATTTTCGTTCTGTGGTTTTCATTTAAAAGTAATTGGATTGATAGTGGTCATATTTTTCAAGCTCTGTTTATAGCACTATCTATATTTATTATCTATCTTTGTATAACGCTTGCTACTTGTAAAAGAGATAAGAAAGAATCTATTTTATTAAATAAAGGTCTGAAAGAATATAGGAAAAATAAAATTAGTAAATGA
- a CDS encoding prenyltransferase, which translates to MNVENQYLSDIEEILSHRYDNGADYWATPDKRLMKGSPFTTLDSVLYLLELGIKPTDTLLKECTDLIFSTWKEDGRFKLYPKGGIYPCHTANATNVLCHMGYASDVRIQKTLEYFLDTQYTDGGWRCNKFSFGRGPETEYSNPLPTLNILDAFRFSDYLNKEPKLDKAVDFLLEHWTIRKPIGPCHYGIGTLFMQVEYPFRNYNLFLYVYVLSFYNRAKKDKRFIEALKMLESKMLDGQIVVERVVPKLSKLSFCKKGKPSAIATTHYHEILQNLEKR; encoded by the coding sequence ATGAATGTAGAAAATCAATATTTATCAGATATAGAAGAGATATTGTCACACAGATATGATAATGGTGCAGACTATTGGGCTACACCTGACAAACGTTTAATGAAAGGTTCACCTTTTACCACATTAGATAGTGTTCTTTATCTGTTGGAATTGGGTATAAAACCTACTGATACCTTGCTTAAAGAATGTACTGACTTGATATTTAGCACATGGAAAGAAGATGGACGTTTTAAATTGTATCCAAAAGGAGGTATTTATCCCTGCCATACAGCTAATGCAACCAATGTACTTTGCCACATGGGATATGCTTCAGATGTTAGAATACAAAAGACGCTTGAATACTTTTTAGATACTCAGTATACTGATGGTGGTTGGCGTTGCAATAAGTTTAGTTTTGGTCGAGGTCCAGAAACTGAGTACTCAAACCCACTTCCAACACTTAATATATTGGACGCATTCCGTTTTAGTGACTATCTAAATAAAGAGCCAAAACTTGATAAGGCTGTAGATTTTTTACTTGAACATTGGACAATTAGAAAACCAATTGGACCTTGCCACTATGGAATTGGCACACTATTCATGCAAGTTGAATATCCTTTCCGCAATTATAATCTATTTCTTTATGTCTATGTTTTATCATTTTATAATCGTGCAAAGAAGGATAAGAGATTTATAGAAGCATTAAAGATGCTTGAGTCTAAAATGTTAGATGGTCAGATTGTTGTTGAACGTGTAGTTCCAAAGTTATCCAAGTTATCTTTCTGCAAAAAAGGTAAGCCAAGCGCAATAGCTACAACACACTACCATGAGATATTACAAAATCTAGAAAAAAGATAA